The segment TTGGATTGAATTAGTCTTTAAAGTTTTATCTAATAAAGTGGCCACTGAGTATAAAAAGTCCTCTCACAAATACCAACAGCAGAGTTCCACTGAGCAGCAGTGTGGTGCAGTTCACTGGGAGTGAGAGGAACCAGACAGGAAATTAATTCTAAATATCTaataagaagagagaaaaacatcAATTTCTGTTCACCAGGCACAAGCAGATGGGTTAATTTTGCAAAGACACAGTTAATGCTACCAAGATAGTatttttaattaagtaaaatgtatttctatagtacctttttaaaaccagcgttatgtacagtacaggccaaaagtttggacacaccttctcattcaatgcgtttcctttttattttcatgaatatttacattgtagattctcactgaaggcatcaaaactatgaatggacacatatggaattatgtacttaacaaaaaagtgtgaaataactgaaaacatgtcttatattttagattcttcaaagtaaccaccctttgcttttttattaataagagaaaaaattccactaattaaccctgacaaagcacacctgtgaagtgaaaaccatttcaggtgactacctcatgaagctcattgagagaacaccaagggtctgcagagttatcaaaaaaagcaaagggtggctactttgaggaatctaaaatataagacatgttttcagttatttcacacttttttattaagtacataattccatatgtgttcattcatagttttgatgccttcagtgagaatctacaatgtactgtaaatagtcatgaaaataaagaaacacattgaatgagaaggtgtgtccaaacttttggcctgtactgtacctggTGCACAGAAAATACAGTATCATAAAATATAACAAGAATTTCAGGGAGTGgtcaaacataaaaataacaacataacatcATTGctgtaataattataataaccaACCTGGCAGGATACCAAACTCCCTCCTATAAAGATGCTCATCTGCACGTCATCACTATTTTTATGAGCTTTGGTTTTTGCATGTTATTGTCATTGTGACCTTAAATGACCAAAATACAAAAGATGCATCAAAGGGAACATCCTACCCTACTACCCTTTAACATGCCCCCATAACCAAGCTCTGCAGCATGGGTGATAGGGCCTTTTCTTCCGCTGCTCCGAGGCTGTGGAACGCCCTCCCTGACCACCTGAGGGCCCCACAGACTacagattattttaaagaaaacctaAAAACATATCTTTTTAGAAAAGCTTtttactaaatgtattttatagttTTTCCTTTTGAACTACtttgaccttgaccttgacctttttatttatttatattattatatgctctgtagcactttgagattgctgtaaatgtaaagtgcaatacaaataaaatgtattattattattattattattattattattattaaaatctgTCATTAAATCTCAGAAAAGCATCAACTGAGTAGTCAAAGTCAGGGACCCCCTTAATGCTTCAAGCATCGGTAGAACATAATACTGCATTTTATAGACTGACACGCCTTTGATTCAATTTCTTTGTCAGTGTCACTATAAAATGTGTTTCCGTTACATTTATTCAATGCAGTTTTGCCACAGTAATCTATGACCTCATGTCAAAATTGAAAGTGTCCAATTGTGTTGAGGTAAACCGATATTAAATTTGGACAAAGAGAGCAGTGGTTTTGGACAGATACGCAGCAGATAACCTGAGTTGAAGGATTGTATCGGCTACATTGGCTCATTTCTACCATTGTTTCCATGAAAACTtttgataaaacaaaaattcCAACCACctgttttaacataaaaaagatttttatgtGTCCTTAGTGATTGCTTACAATGATCACAATCTCTGATAGGATTCATAATTACTAAATGCAGCCTTCAAAATCTGTTCAGATTGCACTGATAAAAGTTTTCTGTGCtgcacagaggaggagaaggagactTCTCAGCTCTGTGAAGATCAAACCAACCAGGAAACTGTGTAGCTGCACGGTGCAGTCTCACTTTGTAAAGATAGCGTAGGGGTTTGACGagcggtgtgtgtttgtgagcgtGGGGGGCATGCTTTGCTGTGTGCTGTGCTGCTAACTtcctgctttaaaaataaagcagCTGCAGTTGAGTTTGTGCTCCTGTGTTGTTGTCAGGGGGAAAACGTTGATGTCAAGGCTCTGAGGGCCAGGTTCAACAACAAGGCCAGCAACTCGGACACCAGCAGCCGAGACAGCGGCTCCCCAAAATCTCCACGACCTGGGTTTGGGAGACTGATCCTGCCACTGGCGGAGAACGATCTGGCGCATCACAGACTGTCTCCTACCATTCCTCCTCCTCCGATGGCTAGCCCAGGCCTGGGGAGGCTCCCGAGGGCAGAACCGATGGCCGCCTCCATCCCCTCCATCCCCTCCAAACCGGGTTCTTTCCCTCGACCGCCTCCCAATCCTGGGGTCAGAGCATCCATCGGGCTGGCAGAACCGAGCAAGGTGAAGCAGAAGGGGGAGATGTTACAGAACCAGATGATGAAGCACCAGATGCCTCCAGGCATCAAACCCCCCCTGGCTCTGCCCTCACCTCAGCCCCCTGCACCAGCTCCCACCTCCACCCCTCTACCACTTCGACTGCCCCCCCGACAGAGGAGTGCAGGGGACGTGACCCCACTCAGGAGGCATCTACCCCCTGAAGGACCTGTGCCTTTGAAACCCAAACGCCCTCCTAATGTCAACCTGGAGCCCTTTCTGAGGTCCAATCGACGACCAGCCCTTCCTGGTCCAAGAAAGAGTGACGGTGAGTCCCTCGGGCTTATTTACTCATAGATTTGCAATTATCTGGGGCTCAACTAAATCACAGACGATGTGGACATTCCTGGTGAGCACTGGAATTTCAATGCTTTTGACTTTCTGGCCTAGTGTTTCTAAAAGGCCGGCTCATTTCGCTCCCTTTCAGATGAAAAGTAGACAATCAATATTCATTCtctttaaataattatttgcAAAATCATGACAGTGGCTGGAGCATTTGGAAGATTAGTCAATAGACAAACTAGTTTACTTCCTGCCCTGATATCATTTTGTCAGAAGAcatttgacatgtcacagtaggaaaagcagaTGTTACCACTATATTATcaatggctgaattccatttagctgcttcagtttcaagGTCCTaatattgtgcatgctggctcactgtctcactgtcaTTATTTACTGGGACATGTCATTAATGTTTTTAGTAACAGGTTTGctctgtcaaaatgtctgctatgAGAAAAAATTGATGAGGTATGTTACCATTGTACTTTTCTGCTATTCTTATTGTTTTGTTGAATTAAGATAGcctatatgtatttttttttaactaaaaagaTTTTTTCCATTGCTTgctatatattttgaatttaaaCTTTTGATGGAAAGTTAAGTCCATTAAATTGATACATTTTAAGATCTAAATGTTGCTTCAAGTACGTGTGTGTTACTGTTCATTGTTGGTTATTTGTCTCATTCTCTCTGGTTCTCCCAGCAGGTTCCCCGGGCTCAGCAGGCAAAAAGATGTCTTTACCCACAATCATCAGTCCTCCAAAACTGCCACCACAACGATCCAAAAAACCCAGCAGGCTCCCGCGCCAAATTGCCTCTGTGTGAGTATTAATCTATTTCACATTATGCTTATGTTATTAAAGTACCTGCAGGGATGCATTAACAAGAACttgattttcatttcatgtcatttaTTTCACATCTATTAAATACACTATCAGCCATAATAAAATCCCTGAGAATGCCACAATAAAGTCAGATTCTTATTTCCACAACAGTTGTTATGATGTAAAGATGGCAGACAGGCAAAGTGTGAAAATCAACAACAATCTTGAGCCGAATATACAAATGTAATGCACTTTAAGGAGAATAAATCATATCAGAGACTCTAATTtagagtttaaaaaatatatatctaaaatgtcaaatatctGGGCATATTTTTCTAAACTTCTGTAGCATGCAGGTGTCGAGTGGTCTAAGATACATGTCACGTAAACAATTGATGAATAACGAACTGTTTTTTGATTGCAGTGACATTGAGGATAACCAGGACTTCTACGATGACATCGCAAGCTTTGAGAAGAACGGTAACTATTGCAGCTTGTTTATTGATGCATTACTCCTTTTGCTCTTGACGATCTTGTTTATCTGACACATTTTAAGCAATGAAGTAATGACTTCTAAAATCCTTGTGTTAATATTAAGATAATGAGCCATTTTTTTCTAACAGAAGACATGCCTTTCATGTCTTTATATTGTGTGACTTCACAGATTCCTGGAGTGACAGTTCACCGTGCATTGATGGGGTAAGGACagaaaactaaaactgaaatTTTAACTTACTTTAAATTGAGAATGCCTCACATTATAATAATTCAAAACCAGGTAGCTCCTCTTGTGAGAACGTGTTGCGTTCTTccctaaaaaaacagaaactatAAAATTAGAAAGAAGTTTAAATTCCAGTTTACACTTGTTTGTATTgctgaattatttatttataatggtGAGACAAATGGCAATTAAACTGTATTCATTGTCAGTAGAGAAGACACTGACATTCCCTTTAATCTAATAATTCCTGTATGtggatgtttttctttgttctttaaaagtgcaaataaaactTTTTCTCTCGCAGGATGACGATGACGTGTATGAGTTTATTGATGAGTAAGTATAAACGTTTTGCCTTTACCATTAAACCACTGTTTGTTAAGCAATACACTGGctaaaagtagaaagtggctGCAGCTGCATGAACACGAAGGGGGACAGTATTTCTATTATTTCTGTTACTGCTGCTCTTATTTTTGCACCTACTGAAGCAGTGACTTGCGCAACAACCACTATTGCAACTACTTTTAAATTACCTTAAATGCTTTCACAATTTGTCTTTGCAGTTTAATGCCTTTGACACAACATCAAACTATCCCTGACAACAATCTCTGCtcctttaaatttaaaatcGCAAAGAAACTTGTAGTTTCTGTATGGTTTAATATAATGTGTATGGGAAGCTACATTACATGTACAGTGTACAGTGAtgcaatgacatttttttgtgattcaaCATGTTTTCTGTTAAAGCAGGATATAGTGACAAAATACAGATATGTGGGCAGATTGGAACAAAGGCGTGAAGTTTGTGGGATACTGCAGTTGGTAAAACAGTTTACTGTGAAGTGCTTACAGCTGAATTAATGAATTCAGTCCTCACGACACAATCATGTTGATTGTTGTCACTTATGTAACATGTAAAACTAATGTTTtgtcatttgatttttttagttAACCACAAATATACACCTTTTTCCACAGAGTCAAAGTAATGGGACTACTATGAACAAAATATGAGAAAATTAACGTGAAGGCATTGTTTGGCGTGTCTAGGGATGACAATGTCTGTAATTCGGCTTGTAATTTATGTAGCAGGAGAATGCTGTGATGGGAAGAACTGTCAAAAAAGCAAACAAGTAATTTCACATTTGAATTGTTCCTTTATAGGGACCAATCGGAGCTAAACCAGTTAAATGCTgagaagcaaaacaaaaaagaagcaaaGATGCAACTtgcgaagaagaagaaagatcAGATGGAgcgtcaaaaaaaagaaaatgagttGAGGAAGAACTTTCAGGTACCTGCATCATTTTGTCCTCCATGAAAACCCATGAAAATCCATGAGTCCAGCTTTTACAACAGCAGATCAGATATCATcacttttgtattttgttgacATGGATGAAAATGCAACACCTTACAAAACATGTAGCTATTTACAGTTCGGATGTTTAgttacattaaacattttaaacttcAGTGGGTTAGCTACAGTTAcataacctaaaaaaaaaagcatgttaaaatatatttgtgttatttCTATATAATTCCAATCTGCAATTTAGCTAAAGCATTAGGATTCTTTGAATCCACCCACTCCAAACTGATCCAAACCTTATTCATTTCTGTTATTGTAATTGTCAACTTTCACAACTTTATTTCTGCCCTTCTGTAGTTGCAAGGTGAGGTGGAGGTTCTTCATACAGCCAGAGTGAGGCATGACTGGCATGGAGGAGGAAAGCTGGACCTCAGCGTACGCGAAGGCGAGAGCGTGGAGATCCTCAGAGTGAAGAATAACCCACTAGGCAAATGGTTGGCTCGCTCTCTTAAAGGAAACTGTGAGTTTTACTTTAAATCTTCCAGTCTGAACCTCTCTTTAGTGCCATAAAGTTAGCAAATTCACCTACGTCAACCTAACACACTGCAGAAACAGGCAAGCTTGTTGATACTAGACTGGAAGTCCTGTGTAGCGCCTGTGTTTTCTGTAAATAGccagcagcagtgtgtgtgtgtgtgtgtgtgtgtgtgtgtgtgtgtgtgtgtgtgtgtgtgtgtgtgtgtgtgtgtgtgtgtgtgtgtgtgtgtgtgtgtgtgtgtgtgtgtgtgtgtgtgtggtaggcaTAGGGTAATCATCATACTATTAGTTTCCACCCACCTGTTTTGATACACATtttcatttgcatattaaaACACTTGAGTGAAAATAATTTAGATCTTCAGTTTGAAGATGTTTTGTCTGGGCCTTGCTTTCTCAAATGTCCTGCCATGGCTCTaacatttttatgtatttataatgTCTCATGTTATGCAGATGATCCTCAACTCAATTTGTGAAACCAAAAAATCTTTGTGACCTTATCTCTTTCAACTTATCAGTCTCTATCTTATTTCATACTTCCTCCAGTGTTTCATTAACCTTTCTAGTAATTAATAAAACATATCATTGCTGGGTGAAAACCAAAACCATTGCTTTTCAAGAAATGAAAAAGgctaatttgaaaacattttattgagctaATTTTCTTATACAAAGTCAGACGGAATCACCTCatcactgtttaaatatttataaaaacccACAGATAGACATAAAAGTTGACCAATAGCATTGATttatggaagaaaaaaaggtaGGTTTCTGCCCGACAGTGACACTATGCAATTGTCATAATGAAATACATCATCTTGATGTTGTTATCCGGCAGGCGGATACATCAGTAACACATGTGTGGATGTTGACTATGAGGCAGTAAAGCGCAAATTGCTACAGTCCAGAAAAATAGACACATCACCGTTGCCTCCACCACCTCCAGACCCCCCACTGATGTTATATGTCGAGTCCAATAGCAGTGACAGGTACAGTAGATCATGTTAATCCTGCTGTGTTGACATATTTTTAATTCTATTGTGATGAAAATGATATACTACTCTTCAGCCAACTTTTCCCAAATCTTTTGAAGTCATTTGGAACCTACCACCTGTAAACTCACCTACATGTTTGGTTGCATTGCTTTCTCAGTTACACCCACGTTTGTTCCAACTAATATTATGTTTCCTCTAATCTACAGCATGCTTCAAGATGATGGTAAGTGACAACACACCAGACATACACAATATTGGCTGATTAGGCTTGATACTAGGTAAAATCAGACAGTTTTTATTTGACTTTATCACTGCTCAAAAGAAACGACACAGTAGCCATTTTTGTAACATAAAGACCAGCTTGTTtggtttaatacattttttctcttgttaaaaactgtaaatagTTAATAGGGATTCATGAGCAAACCTTAAAAAGTCTGTTCTTGTTCAATTATTGTTCACAATTAATGGCTTCAACTGCAATTGAAATTAATGACAACTTGAAGAATGAGAAACATGAGCAACTTGATCCCTTGAAAGTTTCCATAAAATAGGCAGCTTAGCTTGCTTACTTCATTTAATCATTTATTCTCCCACAatgataaatgtttttgttattgtctgaTTGTTTCAACAGATAATGTTAATGATTATTACAAGAAGACAGTAtccttttacttttactgtacTTTTTGTTTGATCCTCAGATGACTATGATGACGTTGAACCAATAACTGAGGGTTTCCCCCCACCACCGCCTGAAATTAGGTATCTATTCCTCTGGTCCACTGAAAgggaacaggaaatgagaacTTGAGATATTGACAGCTCAGTGCAGCTCCAGTATTTGTGTAAAGtaaagatgtatttatttatttaaagaccAAATGAGGAATGttcaaatacagaaaaaaacagaataagtCTAACTCtatctattttattaatttgcagAGGAAAATCTACCAAAATGTGTTGCTGATAAATGCATTTATATGCTTCTTGATTAACTGTTaaatcctctttttttttccagcatagATCCCAAAGTGGAGAAAGAGCTAAGGAAAAGATTTAAGGTACATTTTTCACACTTTCACACCAGATAATTTGGTTTTAGTAGCAGATAAAGCAGTATCATCAGTATAAAGAAATAGTTATATTACTTATTATTTGTTCCTGAATAATTTGGGGAAACATttatagaaagaaaagaaaacaggacCAAGTTTGATCCTAGGGGAACTCCACCCTCAAGAGCATCATTTCCACATAATGCACAGCCTATAGCATAAACATGTTACGCTGCTCCCATTAAGACAATTACTGAAATTTAGAAAATACTTAAAAACTGATCACTGCAACTATTGTTTCCTAGTATGAAGGGCCTCTCAGGGTGCTGCACACCATGATGGTAGATCCTAATAGCATCATAAAGAAGCCGGGTGGGAAGGATCTGCACGTGACTCAAGGAGAAATCGTGGACGTCATTCAGCTCACCAACAGCAAGAAAGCTCTGTGTTGCAACCAGGCTGGAAAATGTATGTAAACACTTCACATCCCTCTTTGATTGTATGTTAAGATGCAGCACGTGATACATAAGCAGTTTGAAGAAGGGTGAAAGTTTATCTTTATTGTCGTGGCTATGTGATTAATAAGACTACAGCCATACTAACGGCTCTGTGAAGCTGTCCTAAGGTACAGCTGGACTTTGACTTAAATGCTAACTGTTGAGGCTATCCTAAGCCTCGGTATGGATGGCATGGTGTTCTCAACACGTAGCAAAAGATCTTGAGTCCAGGCATTGATTATCGTTGGGTGGTGTTCCCGTTTATTATAATAGTAGAAAAGGAGGTATTTCACATAAAATAGTACTTCACCCAGCGTGGCTAATTAATAAAGTGCGGGGACTTGCTGTCAGTGCAGTGGGTGCTCACGGCTACGGTAAGAACTGTGTGTTCCCCACCATCCACACCTTGCTCTCACTGATTGCCACACCTGCAGATATATCCAATTCAGAGTGACATACCACACCCAATGCAATActcccccaagtggccaaaataaatataaactaaCTTAACCTAACCAAAAAAGGTGAATATAAATGGCTCCTACACTAACAACATATACATGATATTTCACTGGAGTCaaaactttgacctgctggtggtgcaaaaaaaagtcaggggatACCCAATTTAGCCAGTATATTACTAAATTAATGTGACTGTTTTACATTAATTATGTTTTGTATCACCTCTCACAGATGGCTATGTGTCCAGATCTCTTCTTCTTCAAATGTAAGTTAATCCTCATCAGTTTAATATGTGGAACTGCCACCATAGCATTACTTTCatttagtctctctctctctctctctctctagtgtAGATTAAATTAGTAAAAAGTTGTACATATTCTATTTTTTACAAATCTAAACATGGTACACATCTTTCCATTTCATCTTTCACGAGAACAGTTGTAAACTCAATGTTGATTTGATGTTAGCAAGTGATATGTCTAGAAATAACAATAGAAATACCTATCAGTTTAACATTGATCTTCCTCTACAGGGAAGGAGACATTTATGACGATGTTGACTACGCAGGCAGTGCTGGTGAGTTATCTTTAGATCTTCATGTTCTTCAATAAATGCCATGTAAACTGTGCCTCAGTAATTTCCGAAGTAATCTTAAATATTCACTCTTGAAACCCCTTGTGTTTGTCTTACTTTTAATTCTATTTTGtaaggacatttttattttattttatttcagacGTCTACGACAACGACTCTCCACACACTGATTATTGAAACAAACTAAACACAGACTAAgacagtaagagagagagagatacagacagacaaaagtAACAAACTATATAAAGATGTAAAACTTAAGCTATATAATACTATATAAGTATCCACCTGGATACACATTTTTGCTTTACTTAACTCCACCTGTTGCATTCAATTAATAACTAAacttttattaataattaaacacCAGGCTGCCTGTTACAACTGAGGTGGAACAGAAAATAGCTGTCTGGCTCAAAAACTAAAAGAATAAACAAACTAGCTGATATAAAACTAAAACTGTatacaaactaaataaaactgagggacaaaaacagaaaatagtGTGAAGAAAGAGATCtgtagatacacacacacgcacgcacgcacgcacgcacgcacgcacgcacgcacgtacgcacgcacgcacacacacacacacaccacacataccCTGTGCTGAGGAGGGAGCTTGAAGtggagccgctgctccttcaccATGAAAGGGGCCAGTTCAGTACAGGCACGTCCAACTGGTAGCCTAACAGGCTCCAACAAGAGATTATCCAGTATATCTCATCT is part of the Perca flavescens isolate YP-PL-M2 chromosome 9, PFLA_1.0, whole genome shotgun sequence genome and harbors:
- the si:ch73-40i7.2 gene encoding FYN-binding protein 1 isoform X2 → MGENVDVKALRARFNNKASNSDTSSRDSGSPKSPRPGFGRLILPLAENDLAHHRLSPTIPPPPMASPGLGRLPRAEPMAASIPSIPSKPGSFPRPPPNPGVRASIGLAEPSKVKQKGEMLQNQMMKHQMPPGIKPPLALPSPQPPAPAPTSTPLPLRLPPRQRSAGDVTPLRRHLPPEGPVPLKPKRPPNVNLEPFLRSNRRPALPGPRKSDGSPGSAGKKMSLPTIISPPKLPPQRSKKPSRLPRQIASVDIEDNQDFYDDIASFEKNDSWSDSSPCIDGDDDDVYEFIDEDQSELNQLNAEKQNKKEAKMQLAKKKKDQMERQKKENELRKNFQLQGEVEVLHTARVRHDWHGGGKLDLSVREGESVEILRVKNNPLGKWLARSLKGNCGYISNTCVDVDYEAVKRKLLQSRKIDTSPLPPPPPDPPLMLYVESNSSDSMLQDDDDYDDVEPITEGFPPPPPEISIDPKVEKELRKRFKYEGPLRVLHTMMVDPNSIIKKPGGKDLHVTQGEIVDVIQLTNSKKALCCNQAGKYGYVSRSLLLQMEGDIYDDVDYAGSADVYDNDSPHTDY
- the si:ch73-40i7.2 gene encoding FYN-binding protein 1 isoform X1 codes for the protein MGENVDVKALRARFNNKASNSDTSSRDSGSPKSPRPGFGRLILPLAENDLAHHRLSPTIPPPPMASPGLGRLPRAEPMAASIPSIPSKPGSFPRPPPNPGVRASIGLAEPSKVKQKGEMLQNQMMKHQMPPGIKPPLALPSPQPPAPAPTSTPLPLRLPPRQRSAGDVTPLRRHLPPEGPVPLKPKRPPNVNLEPFLRSNRRPALPGPRKSDAGSPGSAGKKMSLPTIISPPKLPPQRSKKPSRLPRQIASVDIEDNQDFYDDIASFEKNDSWSDSSPCIDGDDDDVYEFIDEDQSELNQLNAEKQNKKEAKMQLAKKKKDQMERQKKENELRKNFQLQGEVEVLHTARVRHDWHGGGKLDLSVREGESVEILRVKNNPLGKWLARSLKGNCGYISNTCVDVDYEAVKRKLLQSRKIDTSPLPPPPPDPPLMLYVESNSSDSMLQDDDDYDDVEPITEGFPPPPPEISIDPKVEKELRKRFKYEGPLRVLHTMMVDPNSIIKKPGGKDLHVTQGEIVDVIQLTNSKKALCCNQAGKYGYVSRSLLLQMEGDIYDDVDYAGSADVYDNDSPHTDY
- the si:ch73-40i7.2 gene encoding FYN-binding protein 1 isoform X3; this translates as MGENVDVKALRARFNNKASNSDTSSRDSGSPKSPRPGFGRLILPLAENDLAHHRLSPTIPPPPMASPGLGRLPRAEPMAASIPSIPSKPGSFPRPPPNPGVRASIGLAEPSKVKQKGEMLQNQMMKHQMPPGIKPPLALPSPQPPAPAPTSTPLPLRLPPRQRSAGDVTPLRRHLPPEGPVPLKPKRPPNVNLEPFLRSNRRPALPGPRKSDAGSPGSAGKKMSLPTIISPPKLPPQRSKKPSRLPRQIASVDIEDNQDFYDDIASFEKNDSWSDSSPCIDGDDDDVYEFIDEDQSELNQLNAEKQNKKEAKMQLAKKKKDQMERQKKENELRKNFQLQGEVEVLHTARVRHDWHGGGKLDLSVREGESVEILRVKNNPLGKWLARSLKGNCGYISNTCVDVDYEAVKRKLLQSRKIDTSPLPPPPPDPPLMLYVESNSSDSMLQDDDDYDDVEPITEGFPPPPPEIRSQSGERAKEKI